The following are from one region of the Rosettibacter firmus genome:
- a CDS encoding glycosyl hydrolase family 8, translated as MKLKIYLSILLLTFFLYSSKLHTLFAQENSKGAFFTNKYPNLFVDLLHKSELEVKAKIDNAFQQLFYGDDKNQRVYYPVENDMAYIEDILHNDVRTEGMSYGMMIAVQLNKKEEFDRLWKWAKTFMQHKSGQRKDYFAWHCKTNGEIIDSNSASDGEEWFVTALLLASARWGDGEGIFNYKSEALKILNAMLTKIDSSDSRKVVTNMFNKKVKQVVFVPAGEADDFTDPSYHVPHFYELWAIYDNKNRDFWCDVAKVSRDFLKKAVHPETGLAPDYSKFDGTPFNPWGGGNNNFQYDAWRVAMNIATDYLWFAKDKWAVEQSNRLLNFFYSKGIKEYPDLYTLDGKPLSNNRSTGLISMNAVAALASTNDNRKEFVEELWNLPVPEGQGRYYDGMLYLLALLQVSGNFQIYIPDDLKKNICK; from the coding sequence ATGAAACTCAAAATTTATTTATCAATTCTTTTATTGACTTTTTTTCTTTACTCATCAAAACTTCACACACTATTTGCACAAGAAAATTCTAAAGGAGCATTTTTTACAAATAAATATCCGAACCTGTTTGTTGATTTATTGCATAAAAGTGAATTAGAAGTAAAAGCAAAAATTGATAATGCATTTCAACAATTATTCTATGGTGATGATAAAAATCAACGTGTGTATTATCCTGTTGAAAATGATATGGCATATATAGAAGATATTCTTCATAATGATGTTAGAACAGAAGGAATGTCATACGGAATGATGATAGCTGTGCAGCTGAATAAAAAAGAAGAGTTTGATAGATTATGGAAATGGGCAAAAACATTTATGCAACATAAATCTGGACAACGAAAAGATTATTTTGCATGGCACTGTAAAACAAATGGAGAAATAATTGATTCAAATTCTGCTTCGGATGGCGAAGAATGGTTTGTAACAGCTTTGCTTTTGGCTTCTGCAAGATGGGGTGATGGAGAAGGAATTTTCAATTATAAATCTGAAGCTTTGAAAATATTAAATGCTATGCTCACTAAAATTGATTCTTCAGATAGTAGAAAAGTTGTTACAAACATGTTTAATAAAAAAGTAAAACAAGTTGTTTTTGTTCCTGCAGGCGAAGCTGATGATTTTACAGATCCCTCTTATCATGTTCCTCATTTTTATGAACTATGGGCAATCTACGACAATAAAAACAGAGATTTCTGGTGCGACGTTGCTAAAGTTAGTAGAGATTTTTTAAAAAAAGCAGTTCATCCCGAAACTGGATTAGCACCAGACTATTCAAAGTTCGATGGTACACCATTTAATCCATGGGGTGGTGGTAATAATAATTTTCAATACGATGCATGGCGTGTTGCAATGAATATTGCTACTGATTATTTATGGTTTGCTAAAGATAAATGGGCAGTAGAACAATCAAATAGATTACTGAATTTTTTCTATTCCAAAGGTATTAAAGAATATCCTGATTTATATACATTGGATGGAAAGCCATTGTCGAATAATAGAAGTACTGGATTAATATCTATGAACGCAGTTGCTGCACTTGCTTCAACTAATGATAATAGAAAAGAATTTGTAGAAGAACTCTGGAATTTACCTGTACCAGAAGGACAGGGAAGATATTATGATGGTATGCTTTATCTATTAGCATTATTGCAGGTAAGTGGAAATTTTCAAATTTATATTCCTGATGATCTTAAAAAAAATATTTGTAAATGA
- a CDS encoding MFS transporter → MQTTQEKLSLKEKIGYSLGDTASNLYFQTFMLFLMYFYTDVFGLPAAAVGTMFLITRIWDTVNDPIMGTIADRTNTRWGKFRPYLIWASIPFGIMGVLTFTTPNFDITGKLIYAYVTYNFLMMAYTAVNVPYSALMGVITPNSLERTELSSFRFVAAFVGGLIVQASTMSLVKYFGKGNDALGWQWAMGCLSVLAVILFLITFLTTKERVYPPKEQKSNFKQDLKDLIHNKPWLLIAGATVFQLLYVVIRNSSIMYYFKYYVKNQHLNIFFWKGELSFDVLASSFMLSGTIITILGAILTKWFAKRFDKKNTYAGALIISSVFCALFYILKPQDVLIIYLLNLIISFALGPVSVLQWAMYTDTADYSEWKNGRRATGLVMAASLFSLKLGLTLGGAIVGWLLAYYGFVANQEQTLETITGIKLLMSFYPAITGLIGGLLMMMYPLNNKMMEKIEAELAARRTS, encoded by the coding sequence GTGCAAACAACTCAAGAAAAACTTTCCTTAAAAGAAAAAATAGGTTACAGTCTTGGAGATACTGCTTCAAATTTGTATTTCCAGACATTCATGCTTTTCTTAATGTACTTTTACACTGATGTATTTGGACTTCCTGCAGCAGCTGTTGGAACAATGTTTTTAATTACGAGAATATGGGATACTGTTAATGATCCGATTATGGGGACTATTGCAGATCGTACAAATACAAGATGGGGTAAATTTAGACCTTACTTAATATGGGCATCTATTCCATTTGGAATTATGGGTGTTCTAACTTTTACAACTCCTAACTTTGATATAACCGGGAAATTAATTTATGCTTATGTAACTTATAACTTTTTAATGATGGCATATACAGCAGTTAATGTTCCTTATTCAGCACTTATGGGTGTTATTACTCCTAATTCTCTTGAAAGAACAGAATTATCTTCTTTTAGATTTGTTGCTGCTTTTGTTGGAGGCTTAATTGTTCAGGCTTCAACAATGTCATTAGTAAAATATTTTGGAAAGGGAAATGATGCACTTGGATGGCAATGGGCTATGGGTTGTCTTTCTGTTCTTGCTGTTATATTATTTTTAATTACTTTCTTAACAACCAAAGAAAGAGTTTATCCTCCTAAAGAACAAAAAAGTAATTTTAAGCAGGACTTGAAAGATTTAATTCATAATAAGCCCTGGTTATTAATTGCTGGTGCAACTGTATTCCAGTTATTATATGTTGTAATTCGTAATTCTTCGATAATGTATTATTTCAAATATTATGTGAAAAACCAACATTTAAATATTTTCTTCTGGAAAGGAGAACTTTCTTTTGATGTTTTAGCTTCTTCATTTATGCTTTCAGGAACTATAATCACAATCTTAGGTGCAATTCTAACTAAATGGTTTGCCAAGAGATTTGATAAGAAAAATACTTATGCAGGTGCTTTAATAATCAGCTCGGTATTTTGTGCTTTATTTTATATTCTAAAACCACAGGATGTTCTAATAATCTACTTATTAAATCTTATCATCTCGTTTGCTCTGGGTCCAGTTTCAGTTCTACAATGGGCTATGTATACCGATACAGCTGATTACTCTGAATGGAAAAATGGTAGACGTGCAACAGGATTGGTGATGGCTGCATCTTTATTTTCTCTTAAACTTGGTCTAACACTTGGTGGTGCAATAGTTGGCTGGCTTTTAGCTTATTATGGATTTGTCGCAAATCAGGAACAAACATTAGAGACAATCACTGGGATTAAATTGTTAATGAGTTTCTATCCAGCTATTACTGGTTTGATAGGTGGTTTGTTAATGATGATGTATCCTCTTAATAATAAAATGATGGAAAAAATTGAAGCAGAACTTGCTGCAAGAAGAACAAGTTAG
- a CDS encoding LacI family DNA-binding transcriptional regulator, translating to MKRITIVDVAKKAGVSKGTVSAVINGKNTVKPETRDHILKVMKEMNFRPKGVARNLKNGVQDKSIGIIIKDLNYPFYTAIASGVKEYANSKGYSVIITSSENDHESEKKFSHLFSTKDIKGAIIAPIVEGTAEIEHLFNLKMLNFPFVLLEDVKGIQANVVAIDNLKAIKNAVKYLIDSGHTKIVHFAGPPQSSHTQERIEGFRHAFSESTLVFHPDMIVPVGSDYEESFKRTIEYFSNKSREDYPTAIVCFNDLQALSVILALKELNIKVPDDISIIGNDDIFYAKIYPVPLTTIRAPQREIGRKAAEILIRNIESNTLLPVEKVVLETELIIRESTKVLNKN from the coding sequence ATGAAAAGAATTACTATAGTTGATGTTGCCAAAAAAGCTGGTGTATCGAAAGGGACAGTATCTGCCGTTATCAATGGTAAGAACACAGTAAAGCCAGAGACACGTGATCATATTTTAAAAGTAATGAAAGAAATGAATTTTAGACCGAAAGGTGTTGCAAGGAATTTAAAGAATGGAGTACAGGATAAAAGTATTGGAATTATAATCAAAGATTTAAATTATCCTTTTTATACTGCAATAGCATCAGGTGTTAAGGAATATGCTAATAGTAAAGGATATTCTGTTATTATAACAAGTTCAGAAAACGATCACGAAAGCGAAAAGAAATTCTCTCATTTATTTTCAACTAAAGATATTAAAGGAGCAATTATTGCTCCAATTGTAGAAGGCACAGCAGAAATTGAACATTTGTTTAATCTAAAGATGCTTAATTTCCCATTTGTTTTACTTGAAGATGTAAAAGGTATTCAAGCAAATGTAGTTGCAATCGATAATTTGAAAGCAATTAAAAATGCAGTTAAGTATCTTATAGATAGTGGACATACAAAAATTGTTCACTTTGCTGGTCCTCCTCAGTCATCCCATACTCAAGAAAGAATTGAAGGATTCAGACATGCTTTTAGTGAAAGTACACTTGTTTTCCATCCAGATATGATAGTTCCAGTAGGAAGTGATTACGAAGAAAGTTTTAAACGAACAATTGAATATTTTAGCAATAAAAGTAGAGAAGATTATCCAACAGCAATTGTATGTTTTAATGATTTACAGGCACTTTCAGTAATACTCGCATTGAAAGAATTAAATATAAAAGTACCGGACGATATTTCAATTATTGGAAATGATGACATCTTTTATGCTAAAATTTATCCTGTCCCTTTAACAACTATTAGAGCACCACAGAGAGAAATAGGTAGAAAAGCAGCTGAAATATTAATTCGGAATATTGAATCAAATACACTCCTTCCGGTTGAAAAGGTTGTTCTCGAAACAGAATTAATAATTAGAGAATCAACTAAAGTTTTAAACAAAAACTAA
- a CDS encoding T9SS type A sorting domain-containing protein translates to MNLFKYLQFFILILISTQLLAQNSVRESFTYPVGTYLDNQGKAEDGWGGPWVLFDSSWALNYNVFLVTDTGFTYNDKINFPIYNTGHHIKGANSTAWGYQRYGRYLAQRWPQKAGVVYWISCAYQLERFTDNGWALVSVYDSTKELAGIGHEWGNDWIGIATYNDEGHSPYMTKDGPQWLVARMQMSGDSTARVHLWVSPDPNGGEPDTNIADARGNWKLPNGFNRIVVHFGGEGVGMTMAVDEIRLGTSWQDVSSPITNIEENPFLKHTFSLMQNYPNPFNPSTKISYSIDKKSHVKLTIYDLLGNKIAVLVDAEKSPGLYVVSFNGSGLPSGTYFYRLETENQSITRKMILLK, encoded by the coding sequence ATGAACTTATTTAAGTACTTACAATTTTTTATTCTTATTTTAATATCCACACAATTACTTGCTCAAAACTCAGTTAGAGAATCATTTACTTATCCAGTTGGGACTTACCTTGACAACCAAGGTAAAGCTGAAGATGGATGGGGCGGTCCATGGGTTCTTTTTGATTCTTCATGGGCTTTAAACTATAATGTTTTTCTTGTAACTGATACAGGTTTTACTTATAACGACAAAATTAATTTCCCTATTTATAATACTGGACATCATATAAAAGGTGCAAATTCAACAGCATGGGGTTATCAAAGATATGGGAGATATCTTGCACAAAGATGGCCACAAAAAGCAGGTGTAGTATACTGGATAAGTTGTGCTTACCAACTTGAAAGATTTACTGATAATGGTTGGGCATTAGTAAGTGTTTATGATAGTACAAAAGAATTAGCTGGTATTGGTCATGAATGGGGAAATGACTGGATAGGTATTGCAACTTATAACGATGAAGGTCATTCACCCTATATGACAAAGGATGGACCACAATGGCTTGTTGCTCGTATGCAAATGTCAGGAGACTCCACAGCAAGAGTTCATTTATGGGTTAGTCCAGATCCGAATGGTGGAGAACCAGATACTAATATTGCAGATGCAAGAGGTAACTGGAAACTGCCAAATGGTTTCAACAGAATTGTTGTTCACTTTGGAGGCGAAGGTGTAGGAATGACAATGGCTGTTGATGAAATTCGACTTGGAACATCATGGCAGGATGTCTCTTCTCCGATTACAAATATTGAAGAAAATCCATTTTTAAAACACACGTTTTCTCTGATGCAAAATTATCCCAATCCCTTTAACCCGAGCACAAAAATTTCATATTCGATTGATAAAAAATCTCACGTAAAATTAACTATTTATGATTTGCTTGGTAATAAAATTGCAGTCCTTGTAGATGCTGAAAAAAGTCCTGGTTTATATGTTGTATCTTTTAATGGCTCGGGCTTACCAAGTGGAACATATTTTTATAGACTGGAAACAGAAAATCAATCAATTACACGAAAGATGATTTTACTGAAATAA
- a CDS encoding alpha-L-fucosidase, whose protein sequence is MKIVLKFLLFFVVSIIYSQNYRPSEENLANREWFQNAKFGMFIHWGVYSVLGDGEWVMQQKKIDKKTYERLAGFFNPVEFNPQEWVSIAKNAGMKYITITTRHHDGFSMFYTKQSDWNIVDKTPYKKDIIKLLAEECEKQGIKLFFYYSLVDWYHDDYFPRGMTGQYSGRPDTGNWNNYINFMKAQLTELLTNYGSVAGIWFDGLWDKKNADWKLKEIYELIHKLQPACLIGNNHHLAPIEGEDFQMFEKDLPGRNTSGFSGEAEIGRLPLETCETINNSWGFNLLDKNFKSVKELIQYLVKAAGNNANFLLNVGPMPNGKIQPEFVSRLKEIGDWLNRYGESIYGTRGGPVPQKSWGVTTQKDSKVYIHILNYENQNLLLPDFGKKIKNIYLFDGTKLNYKQDSFGIAIKIPEEKIDPVDTIIIAEY, encoded by the coding sequence ATGAAAATAGTTTTAAAGTTTTTATTGTTTTTTGTTGTTTCAATTATTTATTCTCAAAATTATAGACCTTCAGAAGAAAATTTAGCTAATCGAGAATGGTTTCAGAATGCGAAATTTGGGATGTTTATTCATTGGGGAGTTTATAGTGTACTTGGAGATGGAGAATGGGTTATGCAGCAGAAAAAAATTGATAAAAAAACTTATGAACGTCTTGCTGGTTTTTTTAATCCAGTTGAATTTAATCCACAAGAGTGGGTTTCAATAGCAAAGAATGCTGGAATGAAATATATTACTATTACTACAAGACATCACGATGGATTTTCGATGTTTTATACAAAACAATCTGACTGGAATATTGTGGATAAAACTCCATATAAAAAAGATATAATAAAATTACTTGCAGAAGAATGTGAAAAACAAGGGATCAAATTATTCTTTTATTATTCTCTGGTTGATTGGTATCACGATGATTATTTCCCACGTGGAATGACAGGACAATATAGTGGTAGACCGGATACTGGCAACTGGAATAATTATATAAATTTTATGAAAGCTCAGCTTACAGAATTATTAACTAATTATGGAAGTGTTGCAGGAATCTGGTTTGATGGACTATGGGATAAAAAGAATGCGGACTGGAAATTAAAAGAGATATATGAATTAATTCATAAATTACAACCAGCTTGTTTAATCGGTAATAATCATCATCTTGCACCAATTGAAGGAGAAGATTTTCAAATGTTCGAAAAAGATTTGCCTGGTAGAAATACTTCTGGCTTTAGTGGTGAAGCTGAGATTGGTAGACTTCCACTGGAGACCTGTGAAACAATTAATAATTCATGGGGCTTTAATTTACTTGATAAAAATTTTAAATCTGTAAAAGAACTAATACAATATTTAGTAAAAGCTGCAGGAAATAATGCAAACTTTTTATTAAACGTTGGACCAATGCCTAATGGAAAAATTCAACCAGAATTTGTCTCTCGATTAAAAGAAATTGGTGATTGGTTGAATAGATATGGAGAATCAATTTATGGAACACGTGGTGGTCCTGTACCACAAAAATCATGGGGTGTTACAACACAGAAAGATTCTAAAGTTTATATTCATATTCTGAACTATGAAAATCAAAACTTGTTACTACCAGATTTTGGGAAGAAGATAAAAAATATTTATTTGTTTGATGGAACAAAACTAAATTATAAACAGGATTCTTTTGGTATTGCAATAAAAATTCCAGAAGAAAAAATTGATCCTGTTGATACAATAATAATTGCTGAATATTAG
- the uxuA gene encoding mannonate dehydratase: MAFEETWRWFGPNDPFSLKEIKQTGAKGIVTALHHIPIGEVWSVDEIIKRKKMIEEEKLKWSVVESVPVHEDIKKRKGNYKLYIENYKETIRNLSKCGIDIVCYNFMPVLDWSRTDLETVFDDGSITTKFETKAFAAFDLFILKRKDAEKDYTEKQIEEAKQYFNSLSDFQKEKLVNTILFGLPGSWETYTLEEFKKSLEDYKDINKNDLRNNLIYFLNEVIPVAEESNVFMVIHPDDPPRSLLGLPRIVSTKEDIEIILSSVNSYNNGLTLCTGSLGAGYENNVVEIANAFSDRINFLHLRNVIRDSQGNFMEADHLNGDIDLYNVIKLLLIEQKRRIQQGRKDVRMPMRPDHGRLMIPDMNKKGIYPGYSLFGRMRALAELRGLELGIIHSLGIE; this comes from the coding sequence ATGGCATTCGAAGAAACATGGCGATGGTTTGGACCAAACGATCCATTTTCTTTAAAAGAAATAAAACAAACTGGAGCTAAGGGAATTGTTACTGCATTACATCATATTCCGATAGGAGAAGTATGGTCTGTAGATGAAATTATTAAAAGAAAGAAAATGATAGAAGAAGAAAAATTAAAATGGTCAGTTGTAGAAAGTGTTCCAGTTCACGAAGATATAAAAAAGAGAAAAGGTAACTATAAGTTATATATAGAAAATTATAAAGAGACAATTAGAAACTTAAGTAAATGTGGCATTGATATAGTTTGTTATAATTTTATGCCAGTACTTGATTGGTCGAGAACAGATTTAGAAACAGTTTTTGATGATGGTTCAATCACAACAAAATTTGAAACAAAAGCATTTGCAGCATTCGACTTATTTATTTTAAAAAGAAAAGATGCAGAAAAAGATTATACTGAAAAACAAATTGAAGAAGCAAAACAATATTTTAATAGCTTGAGTGATTTTCAAAAAGAAAAATTAGTTAATACAATATTATTTGGACTTCCTGGCTCATGGGAAACTTATACTCTGGAAGAATTCAAAAAATCACTTGAAGATTATAAAGATATTAATAAAAATGATTTAAGAAATAACCTGATCTATTTTTTAAATGAAGTTATTCCTGTTGCAGAAGAGTCGAATGTTTTTATGGTAATTCATCCCGATGATCCACCACGTTCATTACTCGGTTTACCAAGAATTGTTAGCACAAAGGAAGATATTGAAATTATTTTGAGTTCAGTTAATTCTTATAATAATGGTTTGACTTTGTGTACAGGATCGCTCGGTGCTGGATATGAAAATAATGTTGTTGAAATTGCAAATGCTTTTTCTGATAGAATTAATTTTCTTCACCTGCGTAATGTTATTAGAGATTCTCAAGGCAACTTTATGGAAGCAGATCATCTTAATGGTGACATTGATCTTTATAATGTTATTAAATTACTTTTAATTGAACAAAAGAGAAGAATTCAACAGGGAAGAAAAGATGTTCGAATGCCCATGCGTCCAGACCATGGTAGATTGATGATACCAGATATGAATAAAAAAGGAATTTATCCAGGTTATTCTTTATTTGGTAGAATGAGAGCACTTGCTGAACTTCGTGGACTTGAATTAGGAATTATTCATTCATTAGGAATTGAGTAA
- a CDS encoding isoprenyl transferase, translated as MKVLTDKEKKAIEEVKAKGNIPNHIAIIMDGNGRWAKKRNLPRVAGHKRGVETVRLIVESCVALGVKVLTLYTFSTENWKRPKEEVSTLMKLIVRSLKKETDELNKNNIKLTTIGDKNSLPEIVQKELDSAIAKTANNSKMILNLALSYGGRWELVEAVKNISAQVLTGKISIDAINEELISNNLTTAGLPNPDLLIRSGGEFRISNFLLWQIAYSEIYVTDTLWPDFRCKQLLDAIKDYQKRERRFGLVSEQLSKNFKKN; from the coding sequence TTGAAAGTATTAACAGACAAAGAAAAGAAAGCCATTGAAGAGGTTAAAGCCAAAGGAAATATTCCGAATCATATTGCAATTATAATGGATGGAAATGGTAGATGGGCTAAAAAAAGAAATTTACCTCGAGTTGCCGGTCACAAACGTGGAGTTGAGACGGTTCGCTTAATTGTAGAATCTTGTGTTGCACTTGGAGTGAAAGTTTTAACTCTATATACATTTTCAACCGAAAACTGGAAACGTCCAAAAGAAGAAGTTTCTACTTTAATGAAACTTATTGTGAGAAGTCTAAAAAAAGAAACTGATGAACTCAATAAAAATAATATTAAGTTAACAACAATTGGCGACAAAAATTCACTACCTGAAATAGTTCAAAAAGAACTCGATAGTGCAATTGCAAAAACTGCTAATAATTCTAAGATGATTTTAAACTTAGCTCTAAGTTATGGTGGAAGATGGGAACTTGTTGAAGCAGTCAAAAATATAAGTGCACAGGTTCTAACTGGTAAAATTTCTATTGATGCAATTAATGAAGAATTAATTTCAAATAATCTCACTACAGCTGGTTTACCTAATCCAGATTTATTGATAAGAAGTGGAGGTGAATTTAGAATTAGTAATTTTCTTTTATGGCAAATTGCATATTCAGAAATTTATGTAACAGATACTCTATGGCCAGATTTTAGATGTAAACAATTACTCGATGCAATTAAAGATTATCAGAAAAGAGAACGAAGATTTGGTTTAGTAAGCGAACAACTATCAAAAAACTTTAAGAAAAATTAA
- the bamA gene encoding outer membrane protein assembly factor BamA has translation MQKPSLKITFIYFLLIYFIALSTSTFPQFQKSTYKILGINVTGNKTADAQTIIANTGLKVGDEISIPSDQTNNAIQRLWKLGIFEDIQLIIEKKIDDGIFLQIKIKEYPRLEQFVIKGNDEVSTDKINKEITIVRGQTLKPQEVARIIQKIKDLYTEEGYLNAKITPKYYTFLKADTSEDEITVTWRNEKDFSDEYQTTYELKKAISFSSIERIKERVLVILDIQEGEEVKIRKIEFNGNIAYDDDDLKSEFNDTKEKKWWKFWSSANFKKDKFEKDKELLQKFYLKNGYRDFVILRDTLIYSEDKKFVDLIIDVYEGNQYKVRNIVWEGNTVYSDEVLSERLNFKKGDIYNYERFNQNLHYNEKQSDVSSLYQDNGYLAFSLEAKEQKVSDDSIDIIIKINEGNRFKIGKVDIQGNTKTKDKVIRRELFTVPGYYFSRGLIIRSLQQLANLQYFNSESLYKSGIDYRPVNDSTVNLIYKVEEKSSDYLNASVGYSGAFGFSGAIGFTLTNFSITEPFQMGGGQILNFNWQFGVGNYYRTFSLGFTEPWLMDTPTSIGFDLFDTRQRYVYDMRKSGISFRLGRRLTWPDDYFYVQGSFRFQYNDIIDGGGFYIEGLTRQYTIGTAITRTDIDNPIFPSRGSKFAFNAEFSGGPLLPGNVDYYKFDLTTDWYKALFNTNRIVLYANTNLGYIHNLGDFKKIDPFDFYYMGGNGMIIATVPLRGYEDRSLGIVDAGGNVIGSRVMVKYTFELRGALALEPIPIYLLAFAEAGNVYFDIKQANFFDLKRSVGVGARVLINPIGLLGFDYGYGFDRKSVDGKDPQWIFHFQFGKGF, from the coding sequence ATGCAAAAACCTTCTTTAAAAATTACTTTTATTTACTTTTTACTTATTTACTTTATAGCTTTATCAACTTCTACTTTTCCACAATTTCAAAAATCTACTTATAAAATTCTTGGAATTAATGTTACTGGTAATAAAACTGCTGATGCTCAGACAATTATTGCAAACACAGGACTAAAAGTTGGTGACGAAATTTCAATACCAAGCGATCAAACAAACAATGCAATTCAAAGATTGTGGAAACTTGGAATTTTTGAAGATATTCAGTTAATAATCGAAAAAAAAATTGATGATGGAATTTTTCTTCAAATAAAAATTAAAGAATATCCCCGTCTCGAACAATTTGTTATTAAAGGAAATGACGAAGTAAGCACAGATAAAATCAATAAAGAAATTACTATTGTAAGGGGACAAACTCTCAAGCCACAAGAAGTAGCAAGAATAATCCAGAAAATTAAAGATTTATATACCGAAGAAGGTTATCTCAATGCGAAAATCACACCTAAATATTATACATTTCTTAAAGCCGATACATCTGAAGACGAAATAACAGTTACATGGAGAAACGAAAAAGATTTTTCTGATGAATATCAAACAACTTATGAATTAAAAAAAGCAATATCATTTAGTTCAATTGAGAGAATTAAAGAAAGAGTTCTTGTAATTCTCGATATTCAAGAAGGTGAAGAAGTAAAAATCAGAAAAATCGAATTTAATGGTAATATTGCTTACGATGATGACGATCTCAAAAGTGAATTTAATGATACAAAAGAAAAAAAATGGTGGAAGTTCTGGTCGTCTGCTAACTTTAAAAAAGATAAATTCGAAAAAGATAAAGAACTTCTACAAAAATTTTATTTGAAAAACGGTTATAGAGATTTTGTAATTCTACGTGATACTTTGATCTATTCAGAAGATAAAAAATTTGTCGATTTAATTATTGATGTTTACGAAGGAAATCAATATAAAGTAAGAAATATCGTATGGGAAGGAAACACTGTTTATTCCGATGAAGTTCTTTCTGAAAGACTAAACTTCAAAAAAGGAGATATATATAACTACGAAAGATTTAATCAAAATCTTCATTATAACGAAAAACAATCCGATGTTTCTTCACTTTATCAAGATAATGGATATCTGGCTTTTTCACTCGAAGCAAAAGAACAAAAAGTTTCAGATGACTCAATTGATATTATTATAAAAATAAACGAAGGAAATAGATTTAAAATTGGTAAAGTCGATATTCAGGGAAATACAAAAACCAAAGATAAAGTAATTAGAAGAGAATTATTTACTGTGCCTGGATATTATTTCAGTCGTGGATTGATAATAAGAAGTTTACAACAACTTGCCAATCTCCAATATTTTAACTCGGAAAGTCTTTATAAATCTGGCATTGATTATAGACCTGTAAATGATAGTACAGTTAATTTAATATATAAAGTAGAAGAAAAATCGAGTGATTATTTAAACGCTTCGGTTGGATACAGTGGAGCATTTGGATTTAGTGGTGCAATTGGTTTTACATTAACAAATTTTTCAATTACTGAACCATTTCAAATGGGTGGTGGACAAATTCTAAATTTCAACTGGCAATTTGGAGTAGGAAATTATTATAGAACATTTTCACTTGGTTTTACCGAACCATGGTTAATGGATACTCCCACATCTATTGGATTCGATTTATTCGATACTCGACAACGATATGTTTATGATATGAGAAAATCCGGTATTTCATTTAGACTTGGTCGAAGATTAACCTGGCCAGATGATTACTTTTATGTTCAGGGATCATTTAGATTTCAGTATAACGATATAATTGATGGTGGAGGATTTTACATAGAAGGACTTACAAGACAATACACAATTGGCACAGCTATTACAAGAACAGACATCGATAATCCAATATTCCCTTCTCGTGGTTCTAAATTTGCTTTTAATGCAGAATTTTCTGGTGGACCATTATTGCCAGGTAATGTAGATTATTATAAATTCGATTTAACAACTGACTGGTATAAGGCTTTATTCAATACGAATAGAATTGTACTCTATGCAAATACCAATCTTGGTTATATTCATAATCTTGGTGATTTCAAAAAAATTGATCCATTCGATTTCTACTACATGGGTGGAAATGGGATGATTATTGCTACAGTTCCTTTACGTGGTTATGAAGATAGAAGTTTAGGAATTGTTGATGCAGGTGGTAATGTTATTGGAAGTCGTGTTATGGTTAAATACACATTTGAATTAAGAGGAGCTTTAGCATTAGAACCAATTCCCATATATTTATTAGCATTTGCAGAAGCAGGTAATGTTTATTTTGATATTAAACAGGCAAATTTCTTTGATTTAAAAAGATCAGTTGGTGTTGGTGCAAGAGTTTTAATTAATCCAATTGGATTACTTGGATTTGATTATGGATACGGATTCGACCGTAAAAGTGTTGACGGAAAAGATCCACAATGGATATTCCATTTCCAGTTTGGAAAAGGTTTTTAA